The following nucleotide sequence is from Parus major isolate Abel chromosome 4, Parus_major1.1, whole genome shotgun sequence.
GAGTAGAGTAGTTTATCTGATGTAGTAAGACAGTTCATAATAGCTAATGAGAGATTTCCtgaaacccagaaaaaaacctcagtttAGAAATCAATGTAGAAATACCAGTTGTGGAAACTCTAGGCTGACCTGGTTTCTGTTGCTTCCCGTTCCCCTCCCTGCTTCCATAACATCACTAGTCTGGAGCAGTTTCAAGTGATTGTGGTCCTTATTATTTAGAAAATGAACTTTGATCACACTTAGTTTCATCTTGATATTGGTGCACCTGATGATCTTGTGCTGAAAACCAAAGGCCAGAGGTTGAGCCATTTCTTTGAAgataagaataatttaatttgcataGAAATAGCTACATTAGAAGACCATGAGTAGCAAACCTCCAAagcatttaatatattttctatattatcCAGtgttgcatatttttttttatgaagactCACTTGTTAGTAGTCATGGCTTCACCTAAAGAGTAGAAgtaatttcatatattttattaaagccACCTTAGagagtgttttttctcttcctgataTAATTCAGTTCCTGTCCAGAATTCTTGCATACCTGTCTTGACTGATTTGTAAGAAATAATAGAAAGTTCTGCCTCAGTTTAGCAAAGACTGCTCCTATCTTGCAAGTAACAAGCTTCCAAGATTCATAGTCCACCTGTCCACCTCTTCGCAAACTTTTTGGTCCTAATGTACCAAATTTGGTCCTAATGTACCAAAGTGAATATCTTAATTGTGTATATATGcacaaattcattttattaGGTAGGATTTCACTATGTCTTAGAGCTTTATAGCAAATGCTCTCATTTTCCTACCAGTTTCAGGTGGGGTTTTGTGAAGATTGTTTCTTGTTGGTTTCAGTGcgtttttttggtttgtttgtttttgttgtttgttttggggggggttaatttgcttttttttaattcaaatgaaattactaaaaaaatctgtagtCCAGTGATTCTATCTGATATTTTGCATGTATATCAAATTTTTTATGATTCTTTTTACTGAATATCATCTTCCCATAAAGCATTGTCTTCAGGGGGCTGTCATGTACTTAATGAATCTGCATTTGCTGTGTTGGAAGACCAAATGTCTTGAACTTCAAATTACTTCAATTCTGCATATCCTTTAGAGACTGAAAATGTATCTagttttttgtttcagaaggctgaattttcactgctgtgttctTTTAATCACTTTTCAACTGATTGCTAGCCTTGTGTTGGCAAAGCCAATTCTGAAAGATTgggaatgaaaattattttcattatggaATCTTACAAGAGCCTTtggattttgtttatttgttggggctttttcttttactaaaaaTCTAGctagctttgctttttttttttttttctttgtaaattgGTGGAGAGGCAATTagcttttttttgcttgataAGTTGTCAACTTtgaagtagatttttttttccagtaatgtCTTCTAAACTTTTCTGTGATGTCTGTATCAACTGAAGATGGAGAGACTGTTGCAAAAGGGAACACACAAGCACTTAAGAAAGGGAGATGCATTTTGTGCCACTGACAGAACACAACAGATGAAATCTGTCTGTTGCACAGGACTAAGGGACTTTGGGTTGAGCTTGGGTATTCCTGGGTTGGCCAAAAAGTCTACGtagaatttttttgtaaagttcTTAATTGGCTTTTTCTCCTGTAATATCAATGAATCAGGAAGGTTGATTAGCATTAGTCCTTACTCTAACTTTCTTATGAAAGATTTTGAAAGGTATGTGTTCAGGTGAAAAGGAGCACCTTTGCCAAGtggtatatttatatatattcatcCTAATGCTGAGTTGTGatgttgctttttctctctttgacCTCCTTCAAATAGTACAAAATAGTTGTGGAAGAACAGtcaaaaagcagtaaaaaaaaaaaataaaaatctgaatttgatTATTACACGAACTCTATTACTTTGCATTATTGGTATAAAGGAGAGCTACCCAAACAATTTTCTTGACTTCTTATTTGATGGTTGGCATTTGGATCCTTCAACCAATGCTTCATCGTCTGCATCCGAGGCTATGGGAAAATATGTGTGATTGATTGATGTTTTAGAAATAATAGGCAGTAACATTAAAATGACACTGTAAATGCAATAAGGGGTAGTGTAAGGGTGATTATAGAATTGAATGTTGAGCTACATGTTGAAACTTAAAATTGAATTCGCAGAGCTCAGGCACACAAAACAGCCCAAGTTTGAAAGAGGGAACCAAGGAAGAAAGgtatgaaattaaatatatttaggGGATTTAATTATAATTCAAatgtaattgattttttttttaaggaaaaaaaattaaaagttgtATTTCAACTGCTAATGTTTTTAagtactgatttttaaaaagtatgtttttctatttcaataCTTCATAGTCTTTAACAGCCAATTATAAATCTTTAATTTAACATTTACCAGTGACTTGACAGAGTGAACTCCCACCCTACTTTAGGTCTTTCAATTTCCAATATTATTGCATATatgtggaggcagcaggaggagtaTGTATAATTGAAGTGTTAGAACTCTGTATTGGGCTCAACCTCTTTTCCCAGATATGGGGACATTACTGGTTACTGGGAAGTTACCCAGTTACTGGTACCTGCTCATCCAGTAACCTGGTCTGGTGTCATTGctgaccctgctctgagcacaaGGTTGGTCTGGAGGCCTCCTGGAATCCTTATTGGCTTGAATTGTTCTGTAAGGCTAGGATTTAGTTATGTCATATTCAACTTCAGCATCAGAATTGTGTGTTTGTTTActgtatataaataataattttaatgtcaAGTGCATTGTTTTGGTTGCCTTGAAAGTAAAAGTGATTTTTAGGAAAGCAGTCTTGGTTGGTTAATACAggttcttttaaattttatttatgaatgggtttactttttttgtttttctcaaatttaaaaaagtttGGTTACAAATCAAGTATACAAAATCATTTTCTGATGGCTGATACTGGTAATGGAATAAGGTGTCCGAAATTTTACAAGATAAAGTATCTGTTTGAACATTGTGCCATAGGTGAGAATACATTTGCTGACAAAAATCTCTGAGATCTTCCTTAAAACCACTGTTATCATCACTACTCGTTCTTTGCAGGGGATGGAGTACTAGATCTCTCTACAAAGAAAAGCGCAAGGTTGGAAGAACCAAAATATGATCCATTGTGTTCTGAAAACTCAGTGTCTGGGTAAGCAATGTTTAGGACTCTCTTTGGCTTATCAAAAAGACAATCCAGGTTTCTTTTCTCTGGCCAGGTTTTATGTTCATAACATACCTGTATATACTGGCACACACATGTGGTTcctattttgctttcaaaagaatttttgtCACTCATAAGTGTGTGTCTATGTATATATCATATGTTTCATTTGTcgttttccttttttttctgtttaaagaaaagttaTCAGAACAATCACCAAACTTTAGTTCATGTTActaaaaattacatgaaaattgATTACATAACACATTAAAAGTAAGAGACTAgtagaagaaaatgcaaatacttattttagaatttatttagGGAACTTCAATTTTGGACAAAAATGACCATGTTAATAATTAGATGTCAAATCTTCTTCAAATAACATGAACAAGTTAAATGACTATTAtctataatatttattaatagaGAGAGCAAGCGCGTGAGAGAGAGCTCTTAATCATCATACTTATACTTGCATCATGGTTCTGACTATGGTGTGTGGTGGCAAATAGttaaatttctttattcagcaaggaaaacatttttgcatCTGCTGAAAGCTACCACAAAATTAGTGAATTGCAttgttttgttggattttaTGATCTTGGCATTCTCCCATCCACTAGCCATAGCAGGACCCTTTTTGTCACCTGTACGTCTTGTAAATAACTTACTACGAATAGGACTACAGTAGCAGCATTTGTTGAATGATGTAAAAGTGCACTTTATTAATTTGCTGATAtgaaaaagtttgaaaatgAATGGCTTTGTAATTAGTGAGCTGTAAATAGTGAGTAGAAGCTTTAGAAATTGTCTTATTTTGCGCAAAATGGACTTGATTGTTAACTACAGCACTTTATCTTCTTGTTGTAGAAAGCCTAGTTTTGTGTAAGTCTGGGATGTTTGTGTGTAGTTATGTACTTATTGCTGCAAGTTTCCTATGAGGGGGTTGACTCTTTTATTACTTGTTTAGCGGTAACGTCACGTTTCTACTAACAAAAACTCCTTCAGGATTTGGGTCTCTAATGGAACGTTAATTgtgtaattaaaattacaagTGTTGCTCTGCAAGCATGTGAACGAGGGAATATAGCAAGCACATGAGACTATTACCAAATACTGGGCTAGGATATAAAGTTCTTGGAAGGGCTGCTGTAGAAGCCACGGTATGATTTTTGACACTGTCCTACCAGAACTGTAACATTTTGTTAGGATAATCATTTAACTACCACATCTCAAAGGCTAAAAAGTATCAGAAGCAGTGATGTTACCGAAGCAAGGAGTATAATAAAGGAGTGGACCCTTCCCTTCCATAGCTGTGTGAGAGTCTCTCATACATCAGTTTACCATCGTTTCATTCCATCCATCCAGGAGACtacacagaaacagagaggaCTATGTGGAAAGAAGTGCTGAGTTTGCAGATGGTTTGCTCTCAAAAGCTTTGAAAGACATTCAGTCTGGAGCACTGGACATAAATAAAGCAGGCATACTTTATGGCATACCTCAAAAAACTTTACTTCTCCACTTAGAAGCCTTACCAGCAGGAAAGCCtgcaccttttaaaaataaaactcgAGATTTCAATGATAGTTATTCATTTAAAGACAGTAAAGAAACTTGTGCAGTCCTACAAAAAGTAGCCTTGTGGGCAAGAGCTCAAGCAGAGCGCACAGAAAAAAGTAAACTCAGTCTACTTGAAACCTCAGAATTAAAATTCCCAACAGCTTCCAGTTACCTCCACCAGTTAACTCTACAGAGAATGGTCActcagtttaaagaaaaaagtgaaaatctaCAATATGAAACTTCAAGCCCTACTGTACAATTAAAAATTCCTCAGCTAAGAATAAGTTCTGTGTCCAAACCACAGTCTGATACTGCTGGTCTTCTGGATGTTATGTACCACGTTTCTAAAACCTCCTCAGTCTTAGAAGGATCAGCTCttcaaaaattgaaaaatatcctccctaaacagaacaaaattgAATGTTCTGGACCTGTAACTCACTCAAGTGTTGACTCCTACTTTCTGCATGGGGACCTCTCTCCTTTGTGTCTTAATGCTAAGAATGGGACAGTAGATGGAAcctcagaaaatacagaagataGTTTGGATCGTAAAGATAATAAGCAACCAAGGAAAAAACGTGGCCGCTATCGGCAGTATGACCATGAAATAATGGAAGAAGCAATTGCAATGGTAATGAGTGGGAAAATGAGTGTTTCCAAAGCACAAGGAATTTATGGGGTACCTCACAGCACTTTAGaatataaagtaaaagaaagatCTGGAACATTGAAGACTCCACCGAAGAAGAAACTCCGATTACCAGATACTGGCTTATTTAATATGACAGATTCAGGGACTGGCAGCTGCAAAAATAGTAGCAAGCCTGTGTAGAATAATTGTTAGCaaattgttttgtgtgtgtgtatgtatgtctGTATACACACACTATGTGAGAAATACATATACTCACTCTGACAGAAGACATGAAATGATACAGTTCAAAAACCACATACATGCCttttgaaaaatagttttattcaGGGTTTTCACTGTGGACAGAATTATAGAGATGCTCACTTAATTCTGATAGTGTGTATTTAATATAATCCTTGTATAAATAGGTGAAAAGATTCAGGTTTATTTAGTAGTCACTAGCATAAAGATGTTTTGGGAAAACAAGTATTTGTCATGTGaagcataatttttaattgGTGAAGAACCACTTTACCCATTCAATTATCCATCTTATTACGGAAATACACAACCAAGGGTTAGCAGACTTTTATAATTCACAGAATACTTGCAATAAATTGTAAGTAACTCAGATTATACACagcaagggattttttttttaaaaaaagatagtTCCTCACAAGGAAGTGGATTTGTGAAGTATTAGTAGGATATAGTAcattctgtgaaagaaaaaagttcgTTATTTAAATATCCAATACgagtaagaaaaacatttcattacaaaaatgtgtgtttagCAGGcataaactgcatttttttatcattttaagaaaattttgttGTTGGTTTAGGAAGAAATTGGTGTTTACAAAGTGTACACTTATGAAATCTGAGAAATTACTGTAGTTATAGaattattaaatatgaaataagaTGGAATACTAAgagcataaaataatttaaactttaacataattttcctttttagtttgACAATTAAGGTAACTTGTaaggtttaaaaagaaagttgGAATGCATCTTAGAGCATGTTCATAATGTGCACAGAATGAGCTtgagaatggtttgggtttgtttgtttttttgtttaaacgTGCTGGTTAGTTGATGTTATGActacttaaaatttatttaaggaTTGTGTCACACTCCTATTGAAAAACCTCACTGTAACTGTAATGTATTTGCTGCTGTgacatttcaaaacattttcagtttaacaAAATGAATACCAAGTTACATTATCATCTTGCTAATAACCAAATTTGCAGTTCAGGGTCTTGATAGAAATACAAATACGAAACAGTGAAACTGTTTTGAACTTTCAATAATATAAATTCTTTATAAATTTGGTAGTTAGAAGTTAGGCAGTTCATTTTAAATACGTAACTTTTAATAGAATTTAAGGGAGACCAATTACCTTCATATTGCAGTTTTTACATGAATTTCAAAGTATTCACATTGGACTTTTTAtcacacttaatttttttatgtaatatCAGAAGTATATGTCTACATATGAATGGGGGCTTGCTTCATACATTCACTACTGAACATCAATGCCCTTTTCCTTTCaacatgtaattttttctgtatgtatctattttggcattaaaaaaaaaagactttctcCAACTTTTATATACATCttacacatgcacacatttttccccccacttaAATTTGCATGTGTATGGGTTAATTATAGAAATTAAATGTGATGTTAGATACATATAGCACACATCAGGTAATTTCATTTATAGATAAACTTGCCATCAAAATCAGTGGAGAGCATACTGCAATACTGGTGGCAAAATCTAGCCCATCTATTAACACTACTGAAAAATGACAACTTCCACTTTAAAGTAGAATAATCCTTTGAAACTGCACTACCAGTATCTCAGTTCTTTGGTCTCTCAGATCTATACTGAATCTTCTTCAGTCATTAAGGTTTACTTGCATATTACAGAATGAATCTCTCAGGCACATGAtgattcttggggtgtcttgtgcagggtcaggagttggATTCAGTGATCCTggtgggtctcttccaactcagcttaatctgtgattctatgattttaagCAGAAATGTACCTGATAAGGAGTTGGCAGAACAGCAGATGTCAGGGtcatcttttgttttaaaagaattaagCCATATTTTGTGAGGGCCAGAAGGATTAATTTGTGAATATATCCccactgaaaaatgcagctgaaaaaaaccttaaaagtTTCAACATCTGTCTTTATACAGTTTTACTTGCAAAAATCTGGGGCTTCAATACATTGC
It contains:
- the LCORL gene encoding ligand-dependent nuclear receptor corepressor-like protein isoform X3; translated protein: MDEKCSFCNLHKETASDRASVFGSSQSTPTEELSSQGQSNTDKIECQAENYLNALFRKKDLPQNCDPNIPLVAQELMKKMIRQFAIEYISKSSKIQENRNGSSFEPSLMCKSIQMNQTENSLQEEQDSPLDLTVNRTQEQNTQQGDGVLDLSTKKSARLEEPKYDPLCSENSVSGRLHRNREDYVERSAEFADGLLSKALKDIQSGALDINKAGILYGIPQKTLLLHLEALPAGKPAPFKNKTRDFNDSYSFKDSKETCAVLQKVALWARAQAERTEKSKLSLLETSELKFPTASSYLHQLTLQRMVTQFKEKSENLQYETSSPTVQLKIPQLRISSVSKPQSDTAGLLDVMYHVSKTSSVLEGSALQKLKNILPKQNKIECSGPVTHSSVDSYFLHGDLSPLCLNAKNGTVDGTSENTEDSLDRKDNKQPRKKRGRYRQYDHEIMEEAIAMVMSGKMSVSKAQGIYGVPHSTLEYKVKERSGTLKTPPKKKLRLPDTGLFNMTDSGTGSCKNSSKPV
- the LCORL gene encoding ligand-dependent nuclear receptor corepressor-like protein isoform X4; this translates as MDEKCSFCNLHKETASDRASVFGSSQSTPTEELSSQGQSNTDKIECQAENYLNALFRKKDLPQNCDPNIPLVAQELMKKMIRQFAIEYISKSSKIQENRNGSSFEPSLMCKSIQMNQTENSLQEEQDSPLDLTVNRTQEQNTQQGDGVLDLSTKKSARLEEPKYDPLCSENSVSGRLHRNREDYVERSAEFADGLLSKALKDIQSGALDINKAGILYGIPQKTLLLHLEALPAGKPAPFKNKTRDFNDSYSFKDSKETCAVLQKVALWARAQAERTEKSKLSLLETSELKFPTASSYLHQLTLQRMVTQFKEKSENLQYETSSPTVQLKIPQLRISSVSKPQSDTAGLLDVMYHVSKTSSVLEGSALQKLKNILPKQNKIECSGPVTHSSVDSYFLHGDLSPLCLNAKNGTVDGTSENTEDSLDRKDNKQPRKKRGRYRQYDHEIMEEAIAMFKLNS